Genomic segment of Salvia splendens isolate huo1 chromosome 12, SspV2, whole genome shotgun sequence:
TCTTAATGAGTAGTTCACATAGTATACAAATTAATATCAACTAGTTGAGGGATAATTAATAGCATTAATCCATTTGTACCATGATGATGCATTCATGTAAGCTAGGATGCAAAGATAACCACTACatgaaataataaatattactactatactCACTAAATTACACAAGACACTACAAGATACTCCACTTTTAGAATAGTTTTCAGCGAATAAATATCTAATCACACTTATAAGACAATTACTAGTACTACATAGTACACTACTACATATATATACTATAGTTTACTACAGTATTGAGCACTGGTAGGTTTAGCTACAATAGGTAGCTAGGTTAATTAGACAAAGAAAAAGCGTATCCATCTTCCCAAAACGATTCGTTACACAAGTGCAAAAGCTTTCAAACAAGAACTGTAAAAAGCATAGAATTACAAAAGCaaaggagtatatatataatagtatGAATTAGAAATGTGATgctattataattatatacgGCATTTATTTTGATGGTTTCCATACCGAAGCCCATACTACAGGTTCCTCTTTCCATGCCAAAAAAATCCCAGTCTGATcatcctccgccgccgccaccaacGACCACCCCGCCCTGTATCTCTTCAGCAGCGCCCTCACGTCATCAACCACGTCCTCGCTGTGAGCCACCGCAGAGAATCCCGCCTCCCGGAGCCTCTCCGACCACTGCCTCCCCCTCTCCCTCCTCTCACTATCATGCTCCTCCACTTTCTCACCATCACACGCCAAAACCCTAACTATGCTCCTCAAGCACTCCCTCTCCAGCATCAGCTTCTCGTTGCTCGTCGCCGCGAAGCTCTCCTCCAGCATGTTGAAATACACCGTGTGGAACCTCAGGCACTCCTCGAAGCACTCCACGAAATCGCGTCTATTGCTCGAGAAATCCGCCTCTTCTTCCACCACCGTCACCACCTTAGGGTTTACCCATTTCATCGTCTCAATAAAATTAGGGCTCAGCGCGCCGACACAGTTCACCGCCACGGCTTCGCCCTCGCGGATAGTGAGAGCGTCGCGGCTGAGATCGGCGACGACGGTGAGCTCGAAGGGGACGCCCATGAGCCTGGAGAATTTCTCGATCCTCGGGGTGATCTCCTTCATCGCGGATTTGGATGCCGCTgtggcggcgacgacggtgaggcggaggcggggggtgTCGTCGGTGCGCGTGGCCAGGGCTTCTAGAAGGGTGGGCCACTGGGTGCAGAGGGTGGTGCTGATGTCGATGATGTGGAGGTTGGGCTCGCCCTCGAAGGCCTCCAGCGTGGCGCCGTTGGACGCCACGTGGCCGAATGTGGTCCAGGGGCTGACCTCTTGGAATTTCAGGATTAGTTTTCTTGATGAGTTAAACGAGTGGCTCCGTTCCGCCACGGAGGCTAGGGTGTTGTAGCAGCGGCGGCCGGAGTCGGTGGCCTTGCAGAAGAGGGCTTGGAGGAAGTAGGCGGCGATCTTCTGTTCGGGGTCGCCATAGGGTGAGGCGAGCTCGTTCAGCATCCAGAGGAGGTGGTGCATCTTGCCGGAGTCCTTTTCCGACATCGCCGCCGCGCACTCGCGGAGGAGCTTCGCCGCCCACTTGgcctcgccgccgccgccctccGCGGCCGAGTCcgaggaggaggtggt
This window contains:
- the LOC121757064 gene encoding protein SHORT-ROOT-like; the encoded protein is MDANPKFLNPRININGDMHPSTTTTSSSDSAAEGGGGEAKWAAKLLRECAAAMSEKDSGKMHHLLWMLNELASPYGDPEQKIAAYFLQALFCKATDSGRRCYNTLASVAERSHSFNSSRKLILKFQEVSPWTTFGHVASNGATLEAFEGEPNLHIIDISTTLCTQWPTLLEALATRTDDTPRLRLTVVAATAASKSAMKEITPRIEKFSRLMGVPFELTVVADLSRDALTIREGEAVAVNCVGALSPNFIETMKWVNPKVVTVVEEEADFSSNRRDFVECFEECLRFHTVYFNMLEESFAATSNEKLMLERECLRSIVRVLACDGEKVEEHDSERRERGRQWSERLREAGFSAVAHSEDVVDDVRALLKRYRAGWSLVAAAEDDQTGIFLAWKEEPVVWASVWKPSK